One segment of Rosa chinensis cultivar Old Blush chromosome 6, RchiOBHm-V2, whole genome shotgun sequence DNA contains the following:
- the LOC112172188 gene encoding allene oxide synthase 3, translating into MSSSSSSAVPKPQPKLPLKQIPGDYGAPFFGAIKDRYDFFYNQGRDEFFKARIQTYNSTVFRTNMPPGPFIASNPKVVTVLDAISFPILFDNSKVEKRDIFDGTYMPSTDFTGGYRICSFLDPSEAKHTSLKNFFLSLLSANHENVIPLFHTHFTNLFVKAEAQLLKDGKSDFNTLNDKTSFDFIFELFFGKNPSDTTLGSKGSTLVTLWLLPQLSPQLTLGLPKLFNVFEDFLLHTFPFPALFVKPAYNKVYRAFYQSAAKALDEAESNFGISRDEACHNLVFLVCFNAYGGMKLLFPSLLKWVGLAGEDLHGKLRDEIRAVVKEAGGKITLAALDKMTLTKSVVYEALRIDPSVPFQYGKAKEDLIIESHDAAFEIKKGDIIFGYQTIATRDGKIFKNPEEFVGDRFVGEGEKLLKYVWWSNGPETVSPAAGDKQCAGKDLVVLMNRIMLVEFFLRYDTFTLDVGTFLLGPKVTFKTLTPASS; encoded by the coding sequence atgtcatcttcatcttcttctgccGTTCCCAAACCACAACCAAAGCTTCCACTGAAACAAATCCCTGGTGACTATGGCGCACCCTTCTTTGGTGCCATCAAGGATCGCTAcgattttttctacaatcaagGTCGTGACGAGTTCTTCAAAGCCCGGATCCAAACGTACAACTCCACTGTGTTCCGTACAAACATGCCTCCTGGTCCATTCATTGCTTCAAACCCAAAGGTTGTGACAGTCCTGGATGCCATAAGCTTTCCGATTCTCTTCGACAACTCCAAAGTCGAAAAACGTGATATCTTTGATGGCACTTACATGCCATCAACAGACTTCACCGGTGGCTATCGCATCTGCTCATTTCTTGATCCATCCGAAGCCAAACACACTTCTCTAAAAAACTTCTTTTTGTCTCTACTCTCTGCTAACCACGAGAATGTTATACCACTTTTCCATACCCACTTCACCAACCTCTTTGTCAAAGCCGAGGCTCAGTTGTTAAAAGATGGAAAATCAGACTTTAACACACTGAATGACAAAACTTCATTCGACTTCATCTTTGAGCTGTTTTTTGGGAAAAACCCATCGGACACAACTCTGGGGTCCAAAGGATCAACCTTGGTTACCCTTTGGCTCTTACCCCAACTTTCTCCTCAGCTCACACTAGGGTTGCCCAAGTTGTTCAATGTTTTCGAAGATTTCTTGCTTCACACGTTTCCCTTCCCTGCCCTTTTTGTTAAACCAGCTTATAACAAGGTATACAGGGCCTTTTACCAGTCTGCAGCTAAGGCCTTGGACGAGGCCGAGAGTAATTTCGGGATTTCAAGAGATGAAGCATGCCACAACCTCGTGTTCTTGGTGTGCTTCAATGCTTATGGTGGCATGAAGCTTTTGTTCCCTTCCTTGTTGAAATGGGTTGGATTAGCAGGAGAGGATTTACACGGCAAGCTCCGTGATGAAATAAGGGCAGTTGTTAAAGAAGCTGGAGGTAAGATTACTCTTGCAGCATTGGATAAGATGACACTAACCAAGTCAGTTGTTTATGAGGCCTTGAGGATTGATCCTTCCGTCCCATTCCAATACGGAAAGGCCAAGGAAGATCTAATAATCGAGAGCCATGACGCAGCATTTGAGATAAAAAAGGGAGACATAATCTTCGGGTACCAGACCATTGCAACTAGGGATGGAAAGATTTTCAAGAACCCCGAGGAGTTTGTAGGTGACAGGTTTGTGGGGGAGGGCGAGAAGCTGCTGAAGTACGTGTGGTGGTCCAACGGCCCCGAGACGGTGAGTCCAGCCGCCGGGGACAAGCAGTGCGCCGGGAAGGATCTCGTGGTGCTCATGAACCGGATAATGTTAGTCGAGTTCTTCCTTCGTTATGACACTTTTACGCTCGACGTCGGAACGTTTTTGTTAGGACCCAAAGTGACGTTCAAGACTTTGACCCCAGCTTCGTCCTGA
- the LOC112172343 gene encoding allene oxide synthase 3 — translation MASTSSSAVPKTQPKLPLKQIPGDYGTPFFGAIKDRYDFFYNQGRDQFFKARIQKYDSTVFRTNMPPGPFIASNPKVVTVLDAISFPILFDNSKVEKRDIFDGTYMPSTDFTGGYRICSFLDPSEAKHTSLKNFFLSLLSANHKNVIPLFHTHFTDLFVKAEAQLLKDGKSDFNTLNDKTSFDFIFELFFGKNPSDTTLGSKGSTLVTLWLLPQLSPQLTLGLPKLFNVFEDFLLHAFPFPALFVKPAYNKVYKAFYQSAAKALDEAESNFGISRDEACHNLVFLVCFNAYGGMKLLFPSLLKWVGLAGEDLHRKLRDEIRAVVKEAGGKITLAALDKMTLTKSVVYEALRIDPSVPFQYGKAKEDLIIESHDAAFEIKKGEIIFGYQTIATRDGKIFKNPDEFVGDRFVGEGEKLLKYVWWSNGPETVSPAAGNKQCAGKDLVVLMNRLMLVEFFLRYDTFTLDVGTFLLGPKVTFKTLTPASS, via the coding sequence ATGGCATCTACATCTTCGTCTGCTGTTCCCAAAACACAACCAAAGCTTCCATTGAAACAAATCCCCGGTGACTATGGCACACCCTTCTTTGGTGCCATCAAGGATCGCTACGATTTTTTTTACAACCAAGGTCGCGACCAGTTCTTTAAAGCTCGGATCCAAAAGTACGACTCCACTGTGTTCCGTACAAACATGCCTCCTGGTCCATTCATTGCTTCAAACCCGAAGGTCGTGACTGTCCTGGATGCCATAAGCTTTCCGATTCTCTTCGACAACTCCAAAGTCGAAAAACGTGACATCTTCGATGGCACTTACATGCCATCTACAGACTTCACCGGTGGCTATCGCATTTGCTCATTTCTTGACCCATCCGAAGCTAAACACACTTCTCTCAAAAACTTCTTCTTGTCTCTACTCTCAGCTAACCACAAGAATGTTATACCACTTTTCCATACCCACTTCACCGACCTATTTGTCAAAGCCGAGGCTCAGTTGTTAAAAGATGGAAAATCAGACTTTAACACACTGAATGACAAAACTTCCTTCGACTTCATCTTTGAGCTGTTTTTTGGGAAAAACCCATCGGACACAACTCTGGGTTCCAAAGGATCAACCTTGGTTACCCTTTGGCTCTTACCCCAACTTTCTCCTCAGCTCACACTAGGGTTGCCCAAGTTGTTCAATGTTTTCGAAGATTTCTTGCTTCACGCGTTTCCCTTCCCTGCCCTTTTTGTTAAACCAGCTTATAACAAGGTATACAAGGCCTTTTACCAGTCTGCAGCTAAGGCCTTGGACGAGGCCGAGAGTAATTTCGGGATTTCAAGAGACGAAGCATGCCACAACCTCGTGTTCTTGGTGTGCTTCAATGCTTATGGTGGCATGAAGCTTTTGTTCCCTTCCTTGTTGAAATGGGTCGGATTAGCAGGAGAGGATTTACACCGCAAGCTCCGTGATGAAATCAGGGCAGTTGTTAAAGAAGCTGGAGGTAAGATTACTCTTGCAGCTTTGGATAAGATGACACTAACCAAGTCAGTTGTTTATGAGGCCTTGAGGATTGATCCTTCCGTCCCATTCCAATACGGAAAGGCTAAGGAGGATCTTATAATCGAGAGCCATGACGCAGCATTTGAGATAAAAAAGGGAGAAATAATCTTCGGGTACCAGACCATTGCAACTAGGGATGGAAAAATTTTCAAGAACCCCGACGAGTTTGTCGGTGACAGGTTTGTAGGGGAGGGCGAGAAGCTGCTGAAGTACGTGTGGTGGTCCAACGGCCCAGAGACGGTGAGTCCAGCTGCCGGGAACAAGCAGTGCGCCGGGAAGGATCTGGTGGTGCTCATGAACCGATTAATGTTGGTCGAGTTCTTCCTTCGTTATGACACTTTTACGCTCGACGTTGGGACGTTTCTGTTAGGACCGAAGGTGACGTTCAAGACATTGACCCCAGCTTCGTCCTGA
- the LOC112174718 gene encoding protein fluG, which produces MQIHTGFGDKDLDLRLSNPLHLRAVLEAKRFSKSRIVLLHASYPFSKEASYLASVYPQVYLDFGLAIPKLSVQGMVSSLKELLELAPIKKETVQRVRELVQFGDFSFFKVCGYVLVGHE; this is translated from the exons ATGCAGATACATACAGG TTTTGGCGACAAAGATTTGGACTTGAGGCTATCCAATCCCCTTCATCTCCGGGCTGTGCTTGaggccaagagattttctaaaAGCCGCATTGTTCTTTTACATGCATCCTACCCGTTTTCAAAGGAAGCATCATATCTAGCCTCTGTTTATCCCCAG GTCTACCTCGACTTTGGCTTGGCTATACCCAAGCTCAGTGTTCAAGGGATGGTATCTTCACTAAAAGAACTTTTGGAGCTTGCTCCAATTAAGAAG GAAACAGTACAGAGAGTTAGAGAATTAGTTCAGTTTGGGGATTTCAGCTTCTTCAAAGTTTGTGGTTACGTTTTGGTTGGACATGAATAG